Genomic segment of Rhodocaloribacter litoris:
AAGCCCTCGGGCTCACCGGCGACGTTCTCAACGGCGTCATCTCCGCCGGGTACACCACCCCCACCCCCATCCAGACCGAGGCCATCCCGGTCGCCTGTGCCGGCCGGGACCTCATCGGCTGCGCCCAGACGGGCACGGGCAAAACGGCCGCCTTTGTCCTTCCCCTGCTCGACCGGCTGGCCGGGCCCACGGCGTCCCGCCGGGGCCGTCGCCCCTGCGCCCTCGTCCTCACGCCGACGCGTGAGCTGGCCCTGCAGGTCGAGGCCGCCATCCGCACCTACGGGCAACACACCCGGCTCCGCAGCCTGGTCGTCTACGGCGGCGCCGGCCTGCGACCCCAGATCGAACGCCTGCGGCAGGGCACGGACATCGTCGTCGCCACGCCGGGCCGCCTGCTCGACCTCATGAACCGGGGGCACGCCGACCTGTCGCAGGTAGCCTGCCTCGTCCTTGACGAAGCCGACCGCATGCTCGACATGGGCTTCATCCACGACATCCGCAAGATCGTCGCCGGAACGCCTGCTACGCGCCAGACGATGCTGTTTTCGGCGACCATGTCCCGCGACGTGCAGCACCTTGCCCGCAGCATCATGAAGGACGACACCGCCACGGTGAAGGTCGGCGAACAGCGCAACCCGGCCGAAACGGTCACCCAGCATGCCTGCCTGGTGCCGAACCCACGGAAGATGGACCTGCTCGTCCATGTGCTGGAGAACGAACCCGTGCAGAACGTGCTCGTCTTCTCCCGCACCAAGCGCCGGGCGGACCGCATCACCCGCCAGCTCGTCCGGCGGGGCTTCTCGGCCACGGCACTCCACGCGAACAAGTCGCAGAACCAGCGACAACGCGCCCTCGACGGGTTCAGACAGGGGCGATTCCAGATCCTGGTGGCCACCGACGTCGCCGCCCGGGGCCTCGACGTCGACACGATCTCGCACGTGATCAACTACGACACCCCCAGCCAGGTCGAGGACTACATCCACCGCATCGGCCGCACGGGCCGGGCCGAGGCCACCGGCGACGCCCTCACCTTCGTATCCGGCGACGAACGGGGCTATCTCCGAAGCATCGAGCGGCACACGTCGCAGCGCCTGCCCCGCAAGGTGTACGACGGCTTCACACCGGAGACGGACCGGGAGGATGAGCCGACCGAACCACGCCGGACGGGCTACCATGCCCCGCGGAGCCGGAGACGGAGAAACCGGCGCCGACGATGAAACGACCCGCCGTTCCGGCACCACGAACCGCGGAGCACCCCGGGATCCCGTCGCAGG
This window contains:
- a CDS encoding DEAD/DEAH box helicase, which encodes MHTFKALGLTGDVLNGVISAGYTTPTPIQTEAIPVACAGRDLIGCAQTGTGKTAAFVLPLLDRLAGPTASRRGRRPCALVLTPTRELALQVEAAIRTYGQHTRLRSLVVYGGAGLRPQIERLRQGTDIVVATPGRLLDLMNRGHADLSQVACLVLDEADRMLDMGFIHDIRKIVAGTPATRQTMLFSATMSRDVQHLARSIMKDDTATVKVGEQRNPAETVTQHACLVPNPRKMDLLVHVLENEPVQNVLVFSRTKRRADRITRQLVRRGFSATALHANKSQNQRQRALDGFRQGRFQILVATDVAARGLDVDTISHVINYDTPSQVEDYIHRIGRTGRAEATGDALTFVSGDERGYLRSIERHTSQRLPRKVYDGFTPETDREDEPTEPRRTGYHAPRSRRRRNRRRR